Proteins from a single region of Rana temporaria chromosome 5, aRanTem1.1, whole genome shotgun sequence:
- the LOC120941643 gene encoding E3 ubiquitin/ISG15 ligase TRIM25-like, with translation MASADLRRELDCSICLEMYKDPVMLSCGHNFCQVCIDRMWDAQEVSGGYSCPQCRKRSRSRPTLQRNITLRNIVETLRSTHPDQKKTGIFCTQCIHYPVPAVKSCLHCEASMCDNHLRVHSKSPEHVLTDPTTSMENRKCSIHRKLLEYYCTEDSDCICVTCRLDGEHQGHKVETLDEASENKKQKLRNGLQKLIANRKQRVQSLQEHKAKVQEKSASLTERVTALFIELRRHLEDLEKRVRRNISRQEERISHALSDLIDQLEIKEDLSRKMEDIEKLCNMTDPLTVLQESDTGDLCDTKEGDNEDRERHDRLLHDGGDLDVSGISHTLHTWLSDMIKEVNVFFNIREASDILLDVNTAHNNLQISDDMKTVSRSNIEQNRPETRERFQWCIQVLSSQRFSSGRHYWEVDVSESEHYRVGMCYPSIERRGDQSLIGDNKKSWGLHRYSDECSLIHDNKWISLSPDFSSNRVRIYVDYEAGQLSFYDLCDPIRHLHTFTTTFTEPLHAGLCVRKGRIKISGRS, from the coding sequence ATggcgtctgctgatctgagacGAGAGCTAGACTGTTCCATCTGTCTGGAAATGTATAAAGAtcctgtaatgctgagctgtggACACAACTTCTGCCAGGTCTGTATTGATCGTATGTGGGATGCACAGGAGGTGTCTGGAGGTTATTCCTGTCCTCAGTGCAGGAAAAGGTCTAGGAGTCGTCCTACACTGCAGAGGAACATAACACTGCGTAATATAGTGGAGACTTTACGATCTACTCATCCAGATCAAAAGAAGACTGGAATCTTCTGTACACAATGTATTCACTATCCTGTACCTGCTGTTAAATCCTGTCTGCATTGTGAAGCTTCTATGTGTGATAATCACCTGAGAGTCCACAGCAAGTCACCAGAACATGTTCTAACCGATCCCACCACTTCCATGGAGAACAGAAAATGCTCCATCCATAGGAAACTTCTTGAatattactgcactgaggactcTGACTGTATCTGTGTGACCTGCAGGCTAGATGGAGAACACCAGGGACACAAGGTGGAGACTCTGGATGAGGCCTCtgagaataaaaaacagaaactgAGAAATGGTCTGCAGAAACTGATTGCTAATAGAAAGCaaagagtccagagtctgcaggaacaTAAGGCAAAGGTACAAGAAAAATCAGCCAGTCTAACCGAGAGAGTTACTGCCCTGTTCATAGAGCTCAGGAGACATCTGGAGGACCTGGAGAAGAGAGTCCGCAGGAACATCTCCAGGCAGGAAGAGCGGATCTCGCATGCATTGTCTGATTTGATTGATCAGCTGGAAATAAAGGAGGATCTGTCCAGGAAGATGGAGGACATTGAGAAGCTGTGTAACATGACTGACCCACTGACTGTcctacaggaatcagacacaggggacttgtgtgatactaaggagggagataatgaggacagagagagacatgatagactcctccatgatggaggggatctggatgtGTCTGGAAtctcacacacattacacacatggTTATCTGATATGATAAAAGAGGTAAATGTATTCTTCAATATACGGGAAGCTtcagacatattactggatgtgaACACGGCTCATAATAATCTACAGATATCAGATGACATGAAAACTGTATCCAGGTCAAACATAGAGCAGAATCGTCCAGAAACACGGGAGAGATTTCAGTGGTGTATCCAGGTGTTAAGCAGTCAGAGATTTTCCTCGGGGCGACATTACTGGGAAGTTGATGTCAGCGAGTCAGAACATTACAGAGTCGGGATGTGTTATCCCAgtatagagaggaggggagacCAGTCACTGATTGGAGATAATAAGAAGTCCTGGGGTTTGCACAGGTATAGCGATGAGTGTTCTCTAATACATGACAATAAATGGATCAGCTTATCTCCCGATTtctccagtaacagagtcaggatctatgtggattatgaggccgggcagctgtccttttatgatctgtgtgacccgatcagacacctccacaccttcaccaccaccttcactgagcccctccatgccGGGTTATGTGTAAGAAAAGGTCGTATAAAGATCTCTGGGAGGTCATGA